Proteins from a single region of Sediminitomix flava:
- a CDS encoding glycosyltransferase family 2 protein, with protein sequence MQKVTIITISFNCREEIETTIKSVLAQTYQNIEYLVIDGASNDGTVDIIQKYSDKIDTWVSEKDEGIYDAMNKGVKMATGDWILFMNAGDWFAADDAVEKIFSQDMSGFGLVYGDHEVVYDKLTKVKKALPVEDLWKGMIFSHQALFTKTQLLLDHPFEGKRWKRCADFHFIYNRWKDGVKFHHIPIHIACFRSGGLSDIQAVQAKEETWAIVKERDDRSEVDEHYKKLISYEKKVTAIRKKLPPSAFEYLMKLKNLIAGKNTR encoded by the coding sequence ATGCAAAAGGTCACAATCATCACAATCTCGTTCAATTGTCGAGAAGAAATAGAAACAACCATAAAGAGTGTTTTAGCACAGACTTATCAGAATATTGAGTATTTGGTGATCGATGGAGCCTCAAATGATGGAACCGTTGATATCATTCAGAAATACAGCGATAAAATTGATACTTGGGTCAGTGAAAAAGATGAAGGGATTTATGATGCCATGAACAAAGGAGTGAAAATGGCAACTGGTGATTGGATTCTTTTTATGAACGCTGGAGATTGGTTTGCAGCAGATGATGCCGTTGAAAAAATATTTAGCCAAGATATGAGTGGTTTTGGTTTGGTTTACGGAGATCATGAAGTGGTTTATGATAAACTCACAAAAGTGAAAAAAGCATTACCCGTAGAGGATTTATGGAAAGGAATGATCTTTAGTCACCAAGCGCTTTTTACCAAAACACAATTACTCTTAGACCATCCTTTTGAAGGGAAGAGATGGAAACGTTGTGCTGATTTCCATTTTATCTATAACCGATGGAAAGATGGGGTAAAGTTTCATCATATTCCTATCCATATAGCTTGTTTTAGGTCAGGTGGTCTTTCTGATATTCAGGCTGTTCAAGCTAAGGAAGAGACTTGGGCTATTGTGAAAGAAAGAGATGACAGATCTGAAGTAGATGAGCATTATAAGAAATTGATTAGCTATGAAAAGAAGGTTACAGCTATCCGAAAGAAGTTGCCACCTTCTGCATTTGAATACTTGATGAAACTAAAAAATTTGATAGCAGGAAAAAATACTCGATAA
- a CDS encoding SDR family oxidoreductase: protein MELKGKVVWITGASSGIGEALVFALATYECKFILSGRNAEKLERIAKSVDAESLVLPFDMEDTPTFPEVVEKVDQHFGRLDLLILSSGISQRASFEEMTEQAFRKIMEINLFGHVFLTKAVLPFLLNQLDPMIVEISSVQGKIGLPERAAYSTSKHAVQGFFDSLRAEYAYKGLKVQVITPGYVATNLSANALNADGKAIGKLEQKGISPQECAQKIVRAIEAEKEEVYVGAFKEQFGLWLKRFFPSILRKLIAKK from the coding sequence ATGGAACTAAAAGGAAAGGTAGTTTGGATAACAGGAGCCTCTTCAGGAATAGGAGAGGCTTTGGTATTTGCTTTAGCGACTTATGAATGCAAGTTTATTCTTTCGGGAAGAAATGCTGAAAAACTAGAACGTATTGCTAAAAGTGTAGATGCAGAAAGTTTAGTTCTACCGTTTGATATGGAAGATACCCCAACTTTTCCTGAGGTAGTAGAAAAAGTAGATCAACATTTCGGGAGATTAGACCTACTTATTTTGAGTAGTGGTATAAGCCAAAGAGCATCTTTTGAAGAGATGACTGAACAAGCATTTCGAAAAATTATGGAGATTAACCTCTTTGGACATGTATTTCTCACTAAAGCCGTATTGCCTTTTTTACTCAATCAACTCGATCCTATGATTGTAGAGATTAGCTCGGTGCAAGGAAAAATAGGTTTACCCGAAAGAGCGGCTTACTCTACATCAAAACATGCTGTCCAAGGTTTTTTTGATTCTCTGCGAGCAGAATATGCATATAAAGGGTTGAAGGTTCAAGTAATAACACCGGGTTATGTAGCAACTAACTTGTCAGCAAATGCCTTGAATGCCGATGGTAAAGCTATTGGGAAGTTGGAGCAGAAAGGAATTTCTCCTCAAGAGTGTGCTCAAAAAATAGTCAGAGCTATTGAAGCAGAAAAAGAGGAAGTTTACGTAGGGGCTTTTAAAGAGCAGTTTGGTTTGTGGCTGAAACGCTTCTTCCCAAGTATCCTCAGAAAGCTTATCGCGAAGAAGTAG
- a CDS encoding 4a-hydroxytetrahydrobiopterin dehydratase, which yields MWKEENNQLQKVFTFKDFQEAFAFMTRVAFLAEQHEHHPNWSNVWNKVEIALTTHDAGNVVTEKDRKLAEAIDQILA from the coding sequence AAGAAGAAAATAATCAACTTCAAAAAGTTTTCACTTTTAAAGATTTTCAAGAAGCATTTGCTTTCATGACACGTGTAGCATTTTTGGCCGAGCAACATGAACATCACCCGAATTGGTCGAATGTATGGAATAAGGTTGAGATTGCTCTTACGACTCATGATGCAGGAAATGTAGTAACTGAAAAAGATCGCAAATTGGCTGAAGCGATTGATCAGATATTGGCATAG